The Lysobacter panacisoli genome includes a window with the following:
- a CDS encoding TonB family protein, translating into MTVVNPQARRSRRLSVVSQLTIALAIGVVLAACQKDQPAQDSAAAPAATAAAPAVTAETAVSAKVSALTADQLREAARKAYAENRLYAPAEDNAVEYYLALRDKAPGDAAVSSALTDLLPMTVIATEQSVNREDFTEAQRLAALLEKADAQHPALARLKASIAQAQDSAGKRAAQQQLTAEEEAKKKVDLEKKRLEDQKKQQEDAARQLAAQQSRQAEDKAAADKAAADRAAAEQRAADQRAAEARAAAARQAAATPATADASDLRPLSMPPPRYPPEALRAGTSGEVQVEFTVGTDGSVTAARVVRSNPARIFDREAVNAVRKWRFQPVDSPVTTRRTIGFNPQS; encoded by the coding sequence ATGACCGTCGTAAATCCACAAGCCCGGCGCTCGCGTCGGCTTTCTGTCGTATCGCAGTTGACCATCGCGCTCGCCATCGGCGTCGTGCTGGCCGCTTGCCAGAAAGACCAGCCCGCGCAGGACAGCGCGGCTGCCCCGGCCGCGACTGCGGCCGCTCCCGCGGTGACGGCGGAAACCGCCGTATCGGCCAAGGTGTCGGCCCTGACCGCGGACCAGCTGCGTGAGGCCGCCCGCAAGGCCTACGCGGAGAACCGCCTGTACGCACCGGCCGAAGACAACGCGGTCGAGTACTACCTCGCACTGCGCGACAAGGCGCCGGGCGATGCGGCGGTGTCCAGCGCGCTGACCGACCTGCTGCCGATGACGGTGATCGCCACCGAGCAGAGCGTGAACCGCGAGGACTTCACCGAAGCGCAGCGACTGGCCGCGTTGCTGGAGAAGGCCGATGCGCAGCATCCGGCGCTCGCGCGCCTGAAGGCGAGCATCGCCCAGGCCCAGGACTCCGCCGGCAAGCGCGCGGCGCAGCAGCAGCTGACCGCCGAGGAAGAGGCCAAGAAGAAGGTCGACCTCGAGAAGAAGCGCCTGGAAGACCAGAAGAAGCAGCAGGAAGACGCCGCACGGCAGCTCGCCGCGCAGCAGAGCCGCCAGGCCGAGGACAAGGCTGCCGCCGACAAGGCCGCCGCCGACCGCGCCGCCGCGGAACAGCGCGCTGCCGACCAGCGTGCGGCCGAGGCCCGTGCCGCTGCCGCCCGCCAGGCGGCCGCGACGCCGGCCACCGCCGACGCCAGCGACCTGCGTCCGCTCTCGATGCCGCCGCCGCGCTATCCACCGGAAGCGCTGCGTGCCGGTACCTCGGGCGAAGTGCAGGTCGAGTTCACCGTCGGCACCGACGGTTCGGTGACCGCGGCCCGCGTGGTGCGCTCCAACCCGGCGCGCATCTTCGACCGCGAAGCGGTGAACGCCGTGCGCAAGTGGCGCTTCCAGCCGGTGGATTCACCGGTGACGACGCGCCGCACGATCGGCTTCAACCCGCAGAGCTGA
- a CDS encoding ABC transporter permease: protein MSASNSGLGVLATVWAVMRKELRDISRDRRTLALALLLGPLLYPVLMIGIGSLAENRARTQLDKVLDVPTVGMERAPNLVAFLGTQGIRAVAAPKDLDAAIRNQDVDVALRIDESFARDWRAGRPALVEVVQDTTRRDSEIPAARVRAALAGYGDQVSALRLLARGIAPSVTRAINVGSRDLATEDAKRGLVLSAIMPYLLILMSFLGGAYLIMDATAGERERQSLEPLLATPARRGAIVSGKIAAACALGLLSLLLTLMAFKISAQFSSGTAKMLDVRFVAMGRMLLILLPMLFIGTTLLTYLSAAAKSMKEAQSHMTWLMLLPMIPTIALMVNPIKTQSWQFMVPFLAQNQMLLKVIRGEAITMQVWGIYLGAGFGLVALLWFAAVRRYHQERLAISG, encoded by the coding sequence ATGAGCGCATCGAATTCGGGACTCGGCGTGCTCGCGACCGTGTGGGCGGTGATGCGCAAGGAGCTGCGCGACATCTCGCGCGATCGACGCACGCTTGCGCTGGCGTTGCTGCTGGGGCCGCTGCTGTATCCGGTGTTGATGATCGGCATCGGTTCGCTCGCGGAGAACCGCGCACGCACGCAGCTGGACAAGGTGTTGGACGTGCCGACGGTGGGCATGGAACGCGCGCCGAATCTGGTGGCATTCCTCGGCACGCAGGGCATTCGCGCGGTCGCGGCGCCGAAGGATCTGGATGCGGCGATCCGCAACCAGGACGTCGACGTCGCACTGCGCATCGACGAGTCGTTCGCGCGCGACTGGCGCGCGGGTCGTCCGGCGCTGGTGGAAGTCGTGCAGGACACGACGCGACGCGACAGCGAGATCCCCGCGGCACGCGTGCGTGCGGCGCTCGCCGGTTACGGCGACCAGGTCAGCGCGCTGCGCCTGCTTGCGCGAGGCATCGCACCGTCGGTGACGCGCGCGATCAACGTCGGCAGTCGCGACCTCGCCACCGAGGACGCCAAGCGCGGCCTGGTGCTGTCGGCGATCATGCCGTACCTGCTGATCCTGATGTCGTTCCTCGGTGGCGCGTACCTGATCATGGACGCGACCGCAGGCGAGCGCGAACGCCAGTCGCTGGAACCGCTGCTCGCAACGCCGGCGCGACGCGGCGCGATCGTCAGCGGCAAGATCGCCGCTGCGTGCGCGCTCGGCCTGCTGTCGCTGCTGTTGACGCTGATGGCGTTCAAGATCAGCGCGCAGTTCAGCAGCGGCACGGCGAAGATGCTGGACGTGCGTTTCGTCGCGATGGGCCGGATGCTGCTGATCCTGTTGCCGATGCTGTTCATCGGCACCACGCTGCTGACCTACCTGTCGGCGGCGGCCAAGAGCATGAAGGAAGCGCAGAGCCACATGACCTGGCTGATGCTGCTGCCGATGATCCCGACCATCGCGCTGATGGTGAACCCGATCAAGACGCAGTCGTGGCAGTTCATGGTGCCGTTCCTCGCGCAGAACCAGATGCTGCTGAAGGTGATCCGCGGCGAGGCGATCACGATGCAGGTGTGGGGCATCTACCTCGGCGCCGGCTTCGGCCTCGTCGCCTTGCTGTGGTTCGCCGCGGTGCGCCGCTACCACCAGGAACGACTGGCGATTTCGGGGTGA
- a CDS encoding ATP-binding cassette domain-containing protein, giving the protein MIIANDLHKSFKTKTGVVRAVDGVEFRADDDQITGLLGPNGAGKTTTLRMLYTLMKPDAGRIEVDGIDAARDPASVRRALGVLPDARGVYKRLTARENIAYFGELHGMTPQQIAQRTQVLADALQMHDILDRQTEGFSQGQRTKTAIARALVHDPKNVILDEPTNGLDVMTTRAMRGFLQQLRAEGRCVIFSSHIMQEVAALCDRIVIIAHGRVVASGTADELRAQTGEANLEDAFVKAIGSEEGLHT; this is encoded by the coding sequence ATGATCATCGCGAACGATCTGCACAAGAGCTTCAAGACCAAGACCGGCGTGGTGCGCGCAGTCGACGGCGTGGAATTTCGCGCCGACGACGACCAGATCACCGGCCTGCTCGGCCCCAACGGCGCGGGCAAGACCACCACGCTGCGCATGCTGTACACGCTGATGAAGCCCGACGCGGGCCGGATCGAAGTGGACGGCATCGACGCGGCGCGTGATCCGGCCTCGGTGCGTCGCGCACTGGGCGTTCTGCCCGACGCGCGCGGCGTGTACAAGCGCCTGACCGCGCGCGAGAACATCGCCTATTTCGGCGAGCTGCACGGCATGACGCCGCAGCAGATTGCGCAGCGCACGCAGGTGCTCGCCGATGCGCTGCAGATGCACGACATCCTCGACCGCCAGACCGAAGGCTTCTCGCAGGGCCAGCGCACCAAGACCGCCATCGCGCGGGCGCTGGTCCACGATCCGAAGAACGTGATCCTCGACGAGCCGACCAACGGGCTCGACGTCATGACCACGCGCGCGATGCGTGGCTTCCTGCAGCAGCTGCGCGCGGAAGGGCGCTGCGTGATCTTCTCCAGCCACATCATGCAGGAGGTCGCCGCGCTGTGCGATCGCATCGTGATCATCGCGCACGGTCGCGTGGTCGCGTCCGGCACCGCCGACGAACTGCGCGCGCAGACCGGTGAAGCCAACCTGGAAGACGCCTTCGTCAAGGCGATCGGCTCCGAGGAGGGCCTGCACACATGA
- a CDS encoding alpha/beta fold hydrolase — MRNTQGWIVALAAVWWLAGCSGPGLDDAGADGDAAQRKFGSIAFEPCTLSSDMAQASTDAQCARFEVPEDPAQPKGRQVALNIAWLPAKDQAGGTPDPVFFLAGGPGQAATEYAAQIDMALRDVRKQRDIVLIDQRGTGKLSPLACRDANGRPLELPTDDEADANAIVGYATKCAQALEGKADPRQYTTTRTIADLDTVRKALGVSQINLVGVSYGTRVAQQYARRYPQHTRSIVLDGVAPDDLVVGGEFARTFERALGLQVAQCSSHPSCRERFAKDLRTQLIELKTRLETAPVEVEYRDPSTAQRKRDTLTADTVVGLTHLFSYMPQMASLLPVVIDEADRGHYEPLMALADLMTRSVGDQMSRGMQWSVICAEDADRYRPEASDANTVLGPEMAKAFFAACQAWPKGERPADFTQPLRSNVPALLLSGEIDPVTPPEYAERVLKGLPNGRHLVLRGQGHNVGGVGCLPKLVGQFIESRDAKQLDATCLDAIGYVPPFTGFNGWEP; from the coding sequence ATGCGCAACACCCAAGGATGGATCGTCGCACTGGCGGCGGTCTGGTGGTTGGCCGGCTGCAGTGGGCCGGGACTGGACGATGCAGGCGCGGACGGCGATGCCGCGCAGAGGAAATTCGGTTCGATCGCATTCGAGCCGTGCACGCTGTCGAGCGACATGGCGCAGGCCAGCACCGACGCGCAATGCGCGCGGTTCGAAGTGCCAGAGGATCCCGCGCAGCCGAAGGGCCGGCAGGTCGCGCTGAACATCGCGTGGCTGCCCGCGAAGGACCAGGCCGGCGGCACGCCGGATCCGGTGTTCTTCCTCGCCGGCGGCCCGGGCCAGGCGGCCACGGAGTACGCGGCTCAGATCGACATGGCGCTGCGCGATGTGCGCAAGCAGCGCGACATCGTGCTGATCGACCAGCGTGGCACCGGCAAGCTCAGTCCGCTTGCATGTCGCGACGCGAACGGCCGTCCGCTGGAGCTGCCGACCGACGACGAGGCCGACGCCAACGCGATCGTCGGTTACGCGACGAAGTGTGCGCAGGCGCTGGAAGGCAAGGCCGATCCACGCCAGTACACGACTACGCGCACGATCGCCGACCTCGATACCGTGCGCAAGGCGCTGGGCGTGTCGCAGATCAACCTCGTCGGCGTGTCGTACGGCACGCGCGTCGCGCAGCAGTACGCGCGGCGGTATCCGCAACATACGCGTTCGATCGTGCTCGATGGCGTAGCGCCGGACGATCTTGTCGTCGGCGGCGAGTTCGCGCGTACCTTCGAGCGCGCGCTTGGCTTGCAGGTCGCGCAGTGCAGCAGCCATCCGAGCTGCCGCGAACGTTTCGCCAAGGACCTGCGCACCCAGCTGATCGAGCTGAAAACGCGACTGGAAACGGCGCCGGTCGAGGTCGAGTACCGCGATCCGTCCACCGCGCAGCGCAAGCGCGACACGCTCACCGCCGACACGGTGGTCGGGCTCACGCACTTGTTCTCGTACATGCCGCAGATGGCGTCGCTGCTGCCGGTGGTGATCGACGAGGCCGATCGCGGCCACTACGAACCGCTGATGGCGCTGGCCGACCTGATGACGCGTTCGGTCGGTGACCAGATGTCGCGCGGCATGCAGTGGTCGGTCATCTGCGCCGAGGACGCGGACCGCTATCGCCCGGAAGCGTCCGACGCCAACACCGTGCTCGGGCCGGAGATGGCCAAGGCGTTCTTCGCCGCATGCCAGGCGTGGCCGAAAGGCGAGCGTCCGGCGGATTTCACGCAGCCGCTGCGCTCGAACGTGCCGGCGCTGCTGTTGTCGGGCGAGATCGATCCGGTGACGCCGCCGGAGTACGCCGAACGCGTGCTCAAGGGCCTGCCCAACGGCCGCCACCTGGTGCTGCGCGGACAGGGCCACAACGTCGGCGGCGTGGGCTGCCTGCCCAAGCTGGTCGGACAGTTCATCGAGTCGCGCGATGCCAAGCAGCTCGATGCCACGTGCCTGGACGCGATCGGCTACGTGCCGCCGTTCACCGGCTTCAACGGATGGGAACCGTGA
- a CDS encoding FAD-binding oxidoreductase codes for MLAPTVGHYTFVRDDGQPLDFIPGQFIQVHFQYADGTATKRSYSLATIHDHALGPGEAVEIAVSYVKGGAATALFEGLDAGGQVDASGPFGRFCLMPGDANARYLLIGTGTGVTPYRAMLPQLDALIRERGIRAVLLFGARTPEELLYGDEFRAFAAKHPEHFRFVPCFSRELPAPGSAQAHADVRHGYVQQFLDEFGPSADGDIAYLCGNPNMVDACFDALKAYGLPVPQIRREKYVSSK; via the coding sequence ATGCTGGCCCCGACCGTGGGCCATTACACCTTCGTGCGCGACGATGGCCAGCCGCTGGATTTCATCCCGGGACAGTTCATCCAGGTGCATTTCCAGTACGCCGACGGCACCGCCACCAAGCGCAGCTATTCGCTGGCGACGATCCACGACCACGCGCTGGGTCCGGGCGAGGCGGTGGAGATCGCGGTGAGTTACGTGAAGGGCGGCGCGGCGACGGCGCTGTTCGAAGGTCTGGATGCAGGCGGGCAGGTCGATGCGAGTGGCCCGTTCGGCCGCTTCTGCCTGATGCCGGGCGATGCCAACGCGCGTTACCTGTTGATCGGCACCGGCACCGGCGTCACGCCGTACCGCGCAATGCTGCCGCAACTCGACGCACTGATCCGCGAACGCGGTATCCGCGCCGTGCTGCTGTTCGGCGCTCGCACGCCGGAGGAGCTGCTCTACGGCGATGAGTTCCGCGCTTTCGCCGCCAAGCATCCGGAGCATTTCCGCTTCGTCCCGTGCTTCTCGCGCGAACTGCCCGCACCGGGTTCCGCGCAGGCGCATGCCGATGTGCGCCACGGTTACGTGCAGCAGTTCCTCGACGAGTTCGGCCCCAGCGCCGACGGCGACATCGCCTACCTGTGCGGCAATCCGAACATGGTCGATGCGTGCTTCGACGCGCTCAAGGCGTACGGCCTGCCGGTGCCGCAGATCCGTCGCGAGAAGTACGTCAGCAGCAAGTAA
- a CDS encoding ABC transporter ATP-binding protein translates to MTPDSRSSPAAAAVPALSVRDLRKTYEGGSGKAGVQALKGVSLDVAPGDFFALLGPNGAGKSTLIGIASSLVNLSAGSVSIFGVDITRDRSAAMRLMGLVPQELNFNMFEKPLDILVNYAGFYGVPREEAMRRAEVELKRAHLWEKATMMSRTLSGGMKRRLMIARAMMTQPKLLILDEPTAGVDIEIRRGMWKTLKEINAAGTTIILTTHYLEEAESLCRNLAIIDRGRIVEQGPMKALLAKLDVEGFLLDIDGSLPDTLPLIEGTTLVATDDHTLDIEMPRAMDLNRVFAALGDAGIRVRSMRTKSNRLEELFVRLTGENAQDSTAQTPPEQVA, encoded by the coding sequence ATGACCCCGGATTCACGCTCTTCCCCCGCGGCTGCGGCCGTTCCCGCCCTTTCCGTGCGCGACCTGCGCAAGACCTACGAGGGCGGCTCCGGCAAGGCGGGGGTGCAGGCGCTCAAGGGCGTTTCGCTCGACGTGGCGCCCGGCGATTTCTTCGCGCTGCTCGGCCCCAACGGCGCCGGAAAGAGCACGCTGATCGGCATCGCCAGCTCGCTGGTGAACCTGAGCGCAGGATCGGTGTCGATCTTCGGCGTGGACATCACGCGCGACCGCAGCGCCGCAATGCGCCTGATGGGCCTGGTGCCGCAGGAACTGAACTTCAACATGTTCGAGAAGCCGCTCGACATCCTGGTGAACTACGCCGGTTTCTACGGCGTGCCGCGCGAGGAGGCGATGCGCCGCGCCGAGGTCGAACTCAAGCGCGCGCATCTGTGGGAAAAGGCCACGATGATGAGCCGCACGCTCTCCGGCGGCATGAAGCGCCGCCTGATGATCGCGCGAGCGATGATGACGCAGCCCAAGCTGCTGATCCTCGACGAGCCCACCGCGGGCGTGGACATCGAGATCCGCCGCGGCATGTGGAAGACGCTGAAGGAGATCAACGCCGCCGGCACCACGATCATCCTCACCACGCATTACCTGGAGGAAGCGGAGAGCCTGTGCCGCAACCTCGCCATCATCGACCGCGGCCGCATCGTCGAGCAGGGCCCGATGAAGGCACTGCTGGCCAAGCTCGACGTCGAAGGCTTCCTGCTCGACATCGACGGCAGCCTGCCGGACACGCTGCCGCTGATCGAAGGCACCACGCTGGTGGCGACCGACGACCACACGCTCGACATCGAGATGCCGCGCGCGATGGACCTCAACCGCGTGTTCGCCGCGCTCGGCGACGCGGGCATCCGCGTGCGCTCGATGCGTACCAAGTCCAACCGCCTCGAAGAACTGTTCGTGCGCCTGACCGGCGAGAACGCGCAGGACAGCACCGCCCAGACGCCGCCGGAGCAGGTGGCGTGA
- a CDS encoding ABC transporter permease, with translation MNTTIATTEPTTMQRNLVALGTIVRREVTRILRIWGQTLVPPAITMTLYFLIFGGLIGSRVGSMDGIKYMDFIVPGLVMMSVIQNSYGNISSSFFGAKFGRHVEELLVSPMPHWVILTGYVAGAVLRGLMVGAIVLVIAMFFTKVRIPHPLVTLTTVLLGATIFSLAGFVNAVYARKFDDIAIVPTFILTPLTYLGGVFYSVKLLPPWAEAMTHANPIFYMVNAFRYGLLGVSDVPVWVAYALMLAFVAALATLGLWLLKRGVGLRS, from the coding sequence ATGAACACCACGATCGCGACCACCGAACCCACCACGATGCAGCGCAACCTCGTCGCGCTGGGCACCATCGTCCGCCGCGAAGTCACGCGCATCCTGCGCATCTGGGGCCAGACGCTGGTGCCACCGGCGATCACGATGACCCTGTACTTCCTGATCTTCGGCGGCCTGATCGGCTCGCGCGTGGGCTCGATGGACGGGATCAAGTACATGGACTTCATCGTCCCCGGCCTGGTGATGATGAGCGTGATCCAGAACAGCTACGGCAACATCTCCTCGTCGTTCTTCGGCGCGAAGTTCGGCCGCCACGTCGAAGAACTGCTGGTCAGCCCGATGCCGCACTGGGTGATCCTCACCGGTTACGTCGCCGGCGCGGTCCTGCGCGGACTGATGGTCGGCGCGATCGTGCTGGTCATCGCGATGTTCTTCACCAAGGTGCGCATCCCGCATCCGCTGGTCACGCTGACCACGGTGCTGCTCGGCGCGACGATCTTCTCGCTGGCCGGCTTCGTCAACGCGGTGTACGCGCGCAAGTTCGACGACATCGCCATCGTGCCGACCTTCATCCTCACTCCGCTGACCTACCTCGGCGGCGTGTTCTATTCGGTGAAGCTGCTGCCGCCGTGGGCCGAGGCGATGACCCACGCGAACCCGATCTTCTACATGGTCAACGCGTTCCGCTACGGCCTGCTCGGCGTGTCCGACGTGCCGGTGTGGGTGGCATATGCACTGATGCTGGCCTTCGTCGCCGCACTCGCCACGCTCGGCCTGTGGCTGCTCAAGCGCGGCGTGGGCCTGCGCAGCTGA
- the panE gene encoding 2-dehydropantoate 2-reductase: MRILVLGAGGTGGYFGGRLAQAGVDVTFLVRPARAAQLDEHGLAIRSPLGDADVRVAHVTADALPELVAQRPFDMVLLSCKAYDLDSAMDAIAPAMGEGTWLLPILNGLRHYAPLDERFGADAVVAGLCFISAMKGPGGEILHLGKPASITFGERRGDGDGTRTEAFAQACAKAGIDHVRSPRIAQEQWAKFTFLATLAAGTCLMRTSVGGIVATEGGEAFMQSLYRECLSVAEAEGQPVADTARQAALTTLTQSGSALKASMLRDLEAGQAVEAMQIVGDMLHRAHAAGQHAPLLAAAWCHLQAYEDAR; encoded by the coding sequence ATGCGCATCCTCGTGCTCGGCGCCGGCGGCACCGGCGGTTACTTCGGTGGCCGGCTGGCGCAAGCGGGCGTCGACGTCACCTTCCTCGTGCGTCCCGCGCGCGCGGCGCAACTGGACGAACACGGCCTGGCGATCCGCAGTCCGCTCGGCGATGCAGACGTGCGCGTGGCCCACGTCACGGCCGATGCGTTACCGGAGCTCGTCGCGCAGCGTCCGTTCGACATGGTGCTGCTGAGCTGCAAGGCCTACGACCTCGACAGTGCGATGGACGCGATCGCGCCCGCGATGGGCGAGGGCACGTGGCTGCTGCCGATCCTCAACGGCCTGCGCCATTACGCGCCGCTGGACGAGCGCTTCGGCGCGGACGCGGTGGTCGCCGGGTTGTGCTTCATCAGCGCGATGAAAGGTCCGGGTGGCGAGATCCTGCACCTGGGCAAGCCCGCTTCGATCACGTTCGGTGAAAGACGCGGAGATGGCGACGGCACGCGCACCGAAGCCTTCGCGCAGGCATGCGCGAAGGCCGGGATCGACCATGTGCGGTCGCCGCGCATCGCGCAGGAACAGTGGGCGAAGTTCACCTTTCTCGCCACGCTCGCCGCGGGCACCTGCCTGATGCGCACCAGCGTGGGCGGCATCGTCGCCACCGAAGGCGGCGAGGCGTTCATGCAGTCGCTGTATCGCGAGTGCCTCTCCGTCGCCGAAGCCGAAGGCCAGCCCGTCGCCGACACGGCACGGCAGGCCGCGCTGACCACGCTCACCCAGTCGGGTTCGGCGCTGAAGGCCTCGATGCTGCGCGACCTCGAAGCCGGACAGGCGGTGGAGGCGATGCAGATCGTCGGCGACATGCTGCATCGCGCGCACGCCGCCGGACAGCACGCGCCGCTGCTCGCGGCGGCATGGTGCCATCTGCAGGCCTACGAAGACGCGCGCTGA
- a CDS encoding winged helix-turn-helix domain-containing protein, with product MIPTFRMNRPDPPVLEFDDIRLDLAGRRLLRGGILQRLDPAAFAVLCLLARSPGQVFSPDEIAEEAWGQRLVPAGALIRTIALLRHALGDDAEHPRYLHTVHGYGYRFDRPPLATDTPASADSPRDDETGPDRPLQRTGDRGDVSSSRPWTPRVVLMARDFSH from the coding sequence GTGATCCCGACCTTCCGCATGAACCGACCCGACCCGCCCGTCCTCGAATTCGACGACATCCGGCTCGACCTCGCCGGCCGACGCCTGCTGCGCGGCGGAATCCTGCAACGGCTCGATCCCGCCGCCTTCGCCGTGCTGTGCCTGCTGGCGCGCTCACCGGGCCAGGTGTTCTCGCCCGACGAGATCGCCGAGGAGGCCTGGGGTCAACGACTGGTCCCGGCGGGTGCGCTGATCCGGACCATCGCCCTGCTCCGTCACGCGCTCGGCGACGACGCGGAACATCCGCGCTACCTGCACACGGTGCACGGCTACGGCTACCGCTTCGATCGCCCGCCGCTCGCGACGGACACGCCCGCGTCGGCCGACTCGCCCAGGGATGACGAGACCGGACCGGATCGCCCACTGCAGCGGACCGGCGATCGCGGCGATGTCTCGTCGTCCCGGCCGTGGACCCCGCGGGTCGTGCTGATGGCTCGCGATTTCAGCCACTGA
- a CDS encoding TatD family hydrolase — translation MELIDIGANLTHDSFDHDRDAVLARAREAGVAQMVITGASREHSPLALKLARRHPGELFATAGVHPHHATEYTAECDAEIRELHAHSEVVAVGECGLDYFRDFSPRPAQRRAFELQLQIAVDTKKPLFLHQRDAHADFMAMMHNFDGRLGPAVVHCFTGTREEMFDYLDRDWHIGITGWLCDERRGQHLRELVRHIPADRLMIETDAPYLLPRTIKPAPPHRRNEPMFLAHIVEELARDRGEDVATTAQRTTDTARAFFRLPPR, via the coding sequence ATGGAATTGATCGACATCGGCGCCAACCTCACCCACGACTCCTTCGACCACGACCGCGACGCGGTGCTGGCGCGCGCGCGCGAGGCCGGTGTCGCGCAGATGGTGATCACCGGGGCCAGCCGCGAGCATTCGCCGCTGGCGCTGAAGCTGGCCAGGCGACATCCGGGCGAGCTGTTCGCGACCGCCGGCGTGCATCCGCACCACGCCACCGAGTACACGGCCGAATGCGACGCGGAAATACGCGAGCTGCACGCGCATTCCGAAGTCGTCGCGGTCGGCGAATGCGGGCTGGACTACTTCCGCGACTTCTCGCCGCGGCCGGCGCAGCGGCGCGCGTTCGAACTGCAGCTGCAGATCGCGGTGGATACGAAGAAGCCGTTGTTCCTGCATCAGCGCGATGCGCATGCGGATTTCATGGCGATGATGCACAACTTCGACGGCCGTCTCGGCCCGGCGGTGGTGCACTGCTTCACCGGCACGCGCGAGGAGATGTTCGACTACCTCGACCGCGACTGGCACATCGGCATCACCGGCTGGCTGTGCGACGAGCGCCGCGGCCAGCACCTGCGCGAGCTGGTCCGGCACATCCCGGCCGACCGGCTGATGATCGAGACCGACGCGCCCTACCTGCTGCCGCGCACGATCAAGCCGGCGCCGCCGCACCGGCGCAACGAGCCGATGTTCCTGGCGCACATCGTCGAGGAACTGGCCCGCGACCGCGGCGAGGACGTCGCGACCACGGCCCAGCGGACCACGGACACCGCGCGCGCATTCTTCCGCCTGCCGCCGCGCTGA